Within the bacterium genome, the region TCGCGCGCGCGACCGCCACCCGCTGCCGCTGCCCGCCGGACAGCTGCGCTGGGTAGCGGTCGAGTAGATCGTGGATCTGCAGCAACTCGGCGGCGTCGTGCGCGAGCCGGCGTTGCTCGTCGGCCGGCACCCGCCCCATGCGCAGCCCGAACACGATGTTGTCGTAGACACGGAGGTGCGGAAAGACCGCATAGGATTGGAACACCATTGCGATGCGCCGCCTGCCTGGCGCGAGATGGGTCACGTCACGGGCGTTGATCAAGATCCGGCCCGCGTCCAGCTCTTCAAGGCCCGCCACGGCCCGCAGGACCGTGGTCTTGCCGCATCCGGACGGCCCCAAGAGCACCAGGAACTCCCCGTCGTTCACCGTCAGGGAGAGATCGTCCACGGCCACGACCTTGCCGTACGTCTTGCGGAGATGCTCGAGCACGACCCCTGCCACGTCACCACCCCGTCCGTTGTCACACACGCGCCCGCGCGTCCCGCGCGGGCGTCGAGTCACCCCGGGATCAGCGGACTGTAACCCCCCACAGCGTCAACAGGTAGCGGCGGATCAACAGCATGATCACCAAGGCAGGCACGATCATGAAGAACCCGCCGGCGAACCGGTAGTCCAGCGGCGCGCCGCCGCCGCCCCCCATGACGGCGCTCAGGATCAGCGCCGGGAGCGTCCGGTGATCGACCGTGAGGATCGTGGCCGCGAACACCTCGTTCCACGAGATGATAAAGGTGAAGATCCCGGCCGCGGCCAACCCCGGCAGCGCCATCGGCAGCGTAATGCGCAGCACCGCCTGCAGGCGGCTGCTGCCGAGCGTCATCGCCGCCTCTTCCAGCTCGTACGAGATCGCCACGAAGATGCCGGTCACCATCGTCATCACGAACGGTACGGCGAGCGCGGTGTGGACCAGCGCCACGCCGACGAGCGTGTCGTAGAGGCCCCAGCGAATGAACGCGACCGCCAGCGGAATCGCGAGGATCGTGACCGGGAACATCTTCGTGGTCAGCACCAGCAGCTGCACGGCGTCCCGCCCGCGGAATCGGAACCGCGCGATCGCGTACGCCGTCGGCGCGGAGATGACGAACGCGAATCCGATCGTCATGAGCGCCACCTCCAGACTGTTCCAGGTGGACTGGAGGACGTCCGTCGAGTTCAGGAAGGCCCGCATCGTGTCGAGCGTGAACCGGGTAGGCCAGATCGGGCGCGGCCACGTGTACAGGGCCTCCCGGGGCGTGAACGCGGCGAGGGTAATCAGGACGAGCGGGAACACTACCCACGCGGCGATGAGCGTGACGGCGCTGTAGACGACCAACCGCCGGAACGTCATCCGCGTACCTCGCCGGCCCGCGGCCGGAGCACGCGCAGATACGTCCAGGTGAACGCGGCCGAAAGCAGGAGGATCAGCGTGCCGTAGGCGCTCGCCACGTTCGGGTTGCGGTACAGCGCGTACCACAGATAGGACTCGCCGGCCAGCACGGGCACCAGGCGCCCGGTCAGCATCATGACGGTCGCGAACACCTCAAACGCGAGGATCGTGCGGATGATCAGCGCCGTCTGCAGGCTGCCGCGGAGCAGCGGAAGCGTCACGTGCCGGAGCGTCTGCCACGGGCTGGCGCCGAACACCTGCGCCGTCTCCGCATAGTCCTTCGGGATCAGCTGCAGGCCGCTCAGCAGGATCAGCATGACGATCGCCGTGGCGCGCCACACCTCCGTGAGGAGAATCGCCGCGAACAGCCAGCCCGGTTGATCGTAGGTCAGGTAGGGGCCCGGCTGCGAGATCCAGCCGACCGCGGACAGCAAGGCGTTGAGGTAGCCGCGTTCCGTGAAGATCGAGAGCCAGATCAGCCCGGCCGCAAGATCCGAAATCCCGATCGGCACCGCGCAGAGATAGAGAAAGATCGTGTGTCCCGCAAAGCGCGTCTGGACCAGCATCGCCATCGCGAGGCCGAGCGCGATCTGCAGGGGAATGGCGATCGCGGTGATCAGGAGCGTGTCGCGGACCGCGGGAAGGAAGTAGAGGTCCGACGTCATTCGTTGCACGTGCTCGAGCGTCAGCCGCCCGGTCTGCGCGTTGGTGACCCCGAGGACAAACGCCTGCACCATGGGGTAGACGACGAACACGCCAAGGAACGCCAACGTGGGCAGCACCAGCAGGTACGGGAGCCACGCCGTTCGCCTGGATCGGGCCACCGGTCCGTCGCGGCCGAGAACCAGTTAATCCAGCTTGCAGGGCGTGATCGCCGGGTCTGGCGGCGGGCACACCGCGTTTTGCGCTCGGTACAGATCTTCCAGCTTGCGGCCCTGATCGTTGAGCACGTCCTGGATGTTCTTGCCCTCGACGGCGATCAGCCTGAACGTGTCGGCGTAGATCGGGACGAACTCGCCGGTCCGGGCGCCCAATCCCACGGGCAGCAGCGCCGTGTGCGCGTCCGGGGCACCCGCCTGCGCGGAGACGCCGTCCGCGACGACCTTCACCCACCCCGAGCTCACGGTCTTCGCGACTTCGGGCGACACGGGGAAGAACCCGTCGCCCTCGAGCGTGGTCAGTTGGGTCGACGGCCGGGTGAGGTACTCGATCAGGCGCGCCCCTGTGTCCGGGTCCGGGGCGTTCTTCGGGATCGAGAGCCCCACGATCACCGAGAGGAACGACCGTCCCCGCGGCCCCGCCGGCGAGGGCAGGATGACAAAGTCGTCGGGCCGCTGGCGCACGGCGGGGATCAACCGCGCGGTGTGATCCCACGCCACCCACACCTCGCCCAGCAGCAGCGGTTCGTACATGAACTCGTAGGTGAACGACGACGGGTGCGTAACGCCCCAGAGCTGCCGGAGGTACCGCCACATCGCCACGGCGTCGGGAGACTTGAACCGCTTGACCTGGGCGCCGGTAAACGACGGGTACGCATAGCCGTGGATGAACCGGCCGTACAACCCCTGCGGGCCGACCGGGAACCCGAGCCGGCGCTGCCCGGTGGCCTGCTGGATCGCCTGTCCCCACTGGAAGAGGTCGTCGTACGTCATCCGCATCGGGTTACGGCCCTTGGGGAAATACTGCAGCGACGCCTTCGTAGCCGCGAAGACATAGGTCGCCTGCATCCACGGGATGAACGCCTGCATCCCGCCCATGTGAGAGGCGTTCAGCAGATCCTTGTAAAATGTGCGGTCTTTCATCCCGTCCAGCTGCTTCTGAAGGGGGGCCATGTCCCGCACGATGTTGGAGCTGAGGAGAATCGGATAGATGCCGTGGAGCGCGCCCGTGACGCCGATCGTGCCGTGCCCCGCCTTGGCCTCGGCCACCAGCCGATCGACGTACGGCCCATCGCCCTCGGCGATCAGCCGCACGGGCACGCCGGTCGCCTTGGTGAACCCGGAGAGCAGACTCGTCCGGGCCCACTCCTGCTCTTGGATCGGGATCAGCTGGTCCGTCGTGAACACGATCTCGGCGGGTGCCGCACCGAGCGCGGCCGGTTCGCCCAGCCGTGCCGCGGCCGCAGCGCCGACCAGCGCCGACCCCGCGGCGATGAACTGTCGTCTCGTGAGCCTGCCGGGATGCCGCCGCTCGGACATTGAGATCTCCCTCTCCGACGTGGTCCGGGTGGTGTGGCACGATGTGGTTCGTTCCGCCCGAGGCGAATCCTTCCGCGACCACGGCGGGATCGACAGCGCTCCGACACCTGCGGTCGTGCGCGCTCGGTAACCGCGGGAGACCCCAGGGAGAGTCGCACCCGGGCGGCGCGCGCGCTCCCGGACACGCGAGCGCGGGGAGATCGAACGATCTCCCCGCGCTCATGTCGCCAGCCCTGCCGATGGGGCGCCGTCCGCCCCACCCGCCTCGGTGCCTACATCGGCGGCATCGGCGGGGTGGGGGTGCTCTCCTTCTCTTCCTCGGGCTTGTCGACGATGACGACTTCCGTCGTGAGCACCATCGCGCCGACGCTCGCCGCGTTCTGCAACCCCGAACGGGTCACCTTGCACGGGTCCACGATGCCCGCCTTGAACATGTCCACGAACTCGCCAGTGAGGACGTTGTAGCCCCACCCCGGCTTTCCGGCCTTGACCTTCTCGACGATCAGGGATCCCTCCGCGCCGGCGTTGCGCGCGAGCTGCCGGAGCGGCTCCTCGATTGCGCGGCGCACGATGTCCACGCCGACCCCTTCGTCGCCCTCGAGCTTGAGCTTCTCCAGCCCGCCGAGCGTCGCGACGAGCGCGGACCCGCCGCCCGGCACGATCCCCTCTTCGACCGCGGCGCGCGCCGTGCTGAGCGCATCCTCGACCCGGTGCTTCTTCTCCTTCAGCTCGGTTTCGCTGGCGGCGCCGACCTTGATCACGCCGACTCCGCCGACCATCTTGCCGAGCCGCTCCTGGAGCTTCTCGCGGTCGTAGTCGCTCTCCGTCTCTTCGATCTGCTTGCGCAGCTCAGCGATCCGCTTCTGGATCTCGGATTGCTTCCCAGCACCGCCGACGATGATCGTCTCTTCCTTGCCGGCCTTGAGCTGCCGCGCGCGACCGAGCTGGTTGACCTCGACGTTCTCCAGCTTCAACCCCAGCTCTTCGGTGATGACCTGACCACCGGTCAAGATCGCGATGTCCTGCAGGATCGCCTTCCGCCGGTCGCCGAACGCCGGCGCCTTGACGGCGATGGCGTTGAGGGTACCGCGCAGCTTGTTCACGACGAGGGTCGCCAGGGCCTCGCCCTCGACGTCCTCGGCGATAACGACGAGCGGCCGGCTCAGCTGCACGATCCGCTCGAGCACCGGCAGCAGGTCCTTGACCGCGCTGATCTTCTTGTCGGTGATGAGGAGGTACGGATCCTCGAGCACGGCCTCCATCTTCTCGGGGTCCGTCACCATGTACGGCGAGATGTAGCCCTTGTCGAACTGCATCCCCTCGACGGTGTCGACGGTCGTTTCGATCCCCTTCGACTCCTCGACCGTGATCACCCCGTCCTTGCCGACTTTCTCCATCGCGTCCGCGATGAGCTTGCCGATCTGCTCTTCGTGCGCGGAAATGCTCGCCACCTGAGCGACCGCGTCCTTCGTCTCCACCGGCTTCGCCTGGGCGCGCAGTCCCGCCACGACCGTCTCGACCGCCCGGTCGATCCCGCGCTTGATCGCCAGCGGGTTCGCGCCGGCCGCCACGTTCTTGAGGCCCTCACGGACGATGGCCTGGGCAAGCACGGTGGCGGTCGTCGTCCCGTCGCCGGCGATGTCGTTCGTCTTGGTCGCCACCTCGCGAACGAGTTGGGCGCCCGCGTTCTCAAACGGATCGGAGAGCTCGATCTCCTTCGCGACCGTCACGCCGTCGTGGGTGATCGTCGGCGAGCCGAACTTCTTCTCGAGGACGACGTTGCGGCCTTTTGGACCGAGCGTGATCTTCACGACGTCCGCGAGACGGTTGACGCCGCGCTCGAGCGCGCGTCGCGCGTCCTCGTCGTACAGCAGCAGTTTTGGCATCAAGGTTCCCCCTTAGGCCCTCGCCTTGGCCTTCTCGCGGGTCACGATCGCGAGCACATCGCTCTCGCGCAGGATGAGATACTCCTCATCGTCCTGCTTGAACTCCGTTCCAGAGTACTTCGCGAAGATGACGCGATCGCCGACCTTGACCTCCATCGGCACGCGGTCGCCCTTCTCGTTCCGTCCGCCGGGACCGACGGCCACGACCTCGGCCTCCTGCGGCTTCTCCTTGGCGGTGTCAGGCAGGACGATCCCGCCCTTCGTCTTCTCGAGCTCCGCCACCACCTTGACCACGATGCGATCCCCCAGTGGCTTCAGGTTCATACGAGCCTCCCTTCCATGCGATGAGTCTTAGCACTCTATCATTGTGAGTGCTAATCTATCCCAACTATAGGGAAACAGGCCGAAGCCAGGCAACATCAAATTCGATCGAAAACAGGGTGTGTTGGCCGAAAATCGGCACCGTTCGAGTTCGCACGCCGTGGATTTCACGTTTATGATTGCGTTTCCGGCACCGGCTCCGTGAGCTCCAATCCGGCGTAAGCGCCGAGACGGAGAGATGAGCGCTCGCCGCGGGCGAGGCGGTAAGCCCCCGCCGCGGCGATCATCCCCGCATTATCCGTGCATAGGATCGGGGACGGCACGTACATGGGGAGCCCGAGTGCGGAGGCGGCGTCTCCCATCCCTCTCCGCAACCGCGAGTTGGCCGCGACCCCGCCGCCGACGACAATCGCCCGCACACGGAACCGTGTTGCGGCGCGCACACTCTTCTCGACGAGGACGCCGGTGATCGCCTCCTGAAACGCCGCCGCGGCGTCTGACGTCCAGGCGGTGTCCGACGGCGCGCCGCCGTCGGCGACGCGCCGGACGACGGCGCGCATGACGGCGGTCTTGAGACCGCTGAACGAGAAATCGAAACTGTCCGCGTCGGGAAACGGTCGAGGCAGCGGCACGGCCTCGGGCCGCCCCCCCGCGGCGGCGCGATCGATCGCGGGCCCACCCGGGTACCCCAGCCCGAGCGCGCGGGCGGCCTTGTCGAACGCCTCGCCGGCCGCATCGTCCCGCGTCATGCCGAGCACCTGGTACGCGCCGTGCCCGGTCCAGAGAATCAGATCGCTGTGCGATCCGGACACGATCAGCACGAGCGCGGGCAGCGGAAGATCGGGATGTTCGAGCACGTTCGCGTAGACGTGTCCCTCGAGGTGATTCACGCCGATCAGCGGCCGCTCGAGCGAGAGCGCGAGCGCCTTCGCGGTCGCAACGCCGACCGCGAGCGCGCCGACGAGACCGGGGCCGCAGGTGACGGCGATCGCGTCGATCCCCGCGAGCCCCACTCCCGCCTGCTCGAGCGCCTCATCGATGACCGGCCCGAGCCGCTCGAGGTGCCGACGGGACGCGAGCTCCGGCACCACGCCCCCGTACCGCGCGTGCAGATCCACCTGCGACGCGACGATGTTGGAGAGCAGCCGGGCGGCGCCGACGTCCCACGCGAGGACCGCCGCCGAAGTCTCGTCACACGAGGTCTCGATCCCGAGGACGTACACGGCGTGCTACCTGGGCGGCGCGTCCTGGTCCGGCGCAGGCGGGTCGCGCTCGAGATCCGCGCGGTTCTGTTTGAAACGCGCCTGGAACGCGTGCTCCCACACGTTCCCGGTCCACATGACGATCGCGTCCTCGCGGTTGTCGCTGTAGTACCCGCGCCGCACGCCGATCTCCTTGAACCCATACTTCCGGTAGAGCGTCTGAGCGCCGGCGTTCGTCTTCCGCACCTCGAGCGTCACCCACCGCGCGCCCCGCCGCATTGCTTCGTCGAGCAATGCCACCAGAAGTCGCTCGCCGATCCGGCGGCGGCGGTGCTCGGGGGCGACCGCGATCGTGGTCACGTGGGCCTCGTCGAGGATGATCCACATCCCCGTGTAGCCGACGACCTGGTGCATCATCCGCGCCACGAGATAACACGCGAGGCGGTTCTCACGCAGCTCGTGCGCGTACGCATCCCGCGGCCAGGGCGTCGGGAACGACGCCTGCTCGATTTCGATCACCCGTGCCACGTCGTCCATGCGCATCGGCACGATCGTGACCTGGTTGGTCAAAACCATGGTCACCCGTTTCCCGGTGGCACGCGGGTTTCCTGCCATTCGCGAAGCGCGGGGCGCCTGCCGTAGACGGGCAGCAGGGTCTCCGGATCGTCCCGGACCCCCTCGAGCAACCGGAGCCTTCCCAGGAGCCCCACGGCCGCCGCGCGCGGATGCATGTGCGGCCCGCCGGGAACGCCGCGGCCGGCGAGTCCGTCCAGGAGCGCCTGTTCGTGCCTGACGAGCGCGTCCCCGACGATGAGGACCGGGTCCCCGACGCCGCGCCGCCGGTGGGCCTCGCTGACCGGAGGAGGATCCGCCGTCCCTACCGGCGCGCCGTCGAGGACCGCCGCGACTTCCGCCGTCACGACGTCCGGCGGCGCCACGATCGGGGCGACCAGACACCTGGGCGCGCCGGCTGCGGACACATGATAGAGCCCCGCGGCCACCTCCCCGCGGTGGGCGTCCAGCGCCGCGAGCACGACGGCGGGGCCGCCGGCCGCCAGCGCGAGCGCCTCGAGCGTGTCGACGCCAAGGACCGGCGTGCGCCGCGCCCGCGCCCACGCGGCCGCGGTGGCGATGCCGATGCGCAGACCGGTGAACCCGCCGGGGCCCCGGCTCACCGCGATTCCCTCGAGCTCCGCCGGACGCATCCCGAGCCCCCGCAGCATCTCGGCGATCGCCGGGGCGAGCCACTCGAGGTGCCGCATCGGCGCGCGGAGCGCGGCCTCCGCGAGCACGCCCGACCCGTCCACCACGGCGCAGGACGCGAGGGGCGTGGCGGTCTCTATGCCGAGGACACGCATCTTGTGAACTCCTCGAGCACGCGGCCGTGCCGTACACCGCGGGCGGTGATCCGCAGCACGCGGTCGTCGTCGCCCTGCCCGTAGGCCATCTCGATCCGGAGATGCTCGGCCGGCAGCGCGGACCCCGCGTGCCCCGCCCACTCGACCGCCGTGACGCCCGGACCGTCGAAGAGCTCCTCGAGTCCGAGCGCGTCCAGGTCTCCGGGCGTCAGCCGGTACAGGTCGACGTGGTAGAGTGGCACGGCGCCGGGGTACTCGTGCACGAGCACGAACGTCGGACTCCGCACGGCTCCCGACACCCCCAAGCCGCCCGCAAGGCCCTGGACGAAGCAGGTCTTCCCCGCGCCGAGCGGACCGCACAGTGCGACGACCGCCCCGGGGGCTCCGAGCCGGAGGAACACGGCGCCGAGGGCGGCGCCGGCGGCGCGGGTCTCGACGGGTGCGCGGGAGTGGATGACGAGCAGCGCCCCGTGGGTGTCCGCGGATCGGATCGTGCCTAGCTCCCGCCGCGGTCCGCGATCTTCTGCTGAAAGA harbors:
- a CDS encoding carbohydrate ABC transporter permease; this translates as MTFRRLVVYSAVTLIAAWVVFPLVLITLAAFTPREALYTWPRPIWPTRFTLDTMRAFLNSTDVLQSTWNSLEVALMTIGFAFVISAPTAYAIARFRFRGRDAVQLLVLTTKMFPVTILAIPLAVAFIRWGLYDTLVGVALVHTALAVPFVMTMVTGIFVAISYELEEAAMTLGSSRLQAVLRITLPMALPGLAAAGIFTFIISWNEVFAATILTVDHRTLPALILSAVMGGGGGAPLDYRFAGGFFMIVPALVIMLLIRRYLLTLWGVTVR
- a CDS encoding sugar ABC transporter permease, with protein sequence MARSRRTAWLPYLLVLPTLAFLGVFVVYPMVQAFVLGVTNAQTGRLTLEHVQRMTSDLYFLPAVRDTLLITAIAIPLQIALGLAMAMLVQTRFAGHTIFLYLCAVPIGISDLAAGLIWLSIFTERGYLNALLSAVGWISQPGPYLTYDQPGWLFAAILLTEVWRATAIVMLILLSGLQLIPKDYAETAQVFGASPWQTLRHVTLPLLRGSLQTALIIRTILAFEVFATVMMLTGRLVPVLAGESYLWYALYRNPNVASAYGTLILLLSAAFTWTYLRVLRPRAGEVRG
- a CDS encoding extracellular solute-binding protein yields the protein MSERRHPGRLTRRQFIAAGSALVGAAAAARLGEPAALGAAPAEIVFTTDQLIPIQEQEWARTSLLSGFTKATGVPVRLIAEGDGPYVDRLVAEAKAGHGTIGVTGALHGIYPILLSSNIVRDMAPLQKQLDGMKDRTFYKDLLNASHMGGMQAFIPWMQATYVFAATKASLQYFPKGRNPMRMTYDDLFQWGQAIQQATGQRRLGFPVGPQGLYGRFIHGYAYPSFTGAQVKRFKSPDAVAMWRYLRQLWGVTHPSSFTYEFMYEPLLLGEVWVAWDHTARLIPAVRQRPDDFVILPSPAGPRGRSFLSVIVGLSIPKNAPDPDTGARLIEYLTRPSTQLTTLEGDGFFPVSPEVAKTVSSGWVKVVADGVSAQAGAPDAHTALLPVGLGARTGEFVPIYADTFRLIAVEGKNIQDVLNDQGRKLEDLYRAQNAVCPPPDPAITPCKLD
- the groL gene encoding chaperonin GroEL (60 kDa chaperone family; promotes refolding of misfolded polypeptides especially under stressful conditions; forms two stacked rings of heptamers to form a barrel-shaped 14mer; ends can be capped by GroES; misfolded proteins enter the barrel where they are refolded when GroES binds), which gives rise to MPKLLLYDEDARRALERGVNRLADVVKITLGPKGRNVVLEKKFGSPTITHDGVTVAKEIELSDPFENAGAQLVREVATKTNDIAGDGTTTATVLAQAIVREGLKNVAAGANPLAIKRGIDRAVETVVAGLRAQAKPVETKDAVAQVASISAHEEQIGKLIADAMEKVGKDGVITVEESKGIETTVDTVEGMQFDKGYISPYMVTDPEKMEAVLEDPYLLITDKKISAVKDLLPVLERIVQLSRPLVVIAEDVEGEALATLVVNKLRGTLNAIAVKAPAFGDRRKAILQDIAILTGGQVITEELGLKLENVEVNQLGRARQLKAGKEETIIVGGAGKQSEIQKRIAELRKQIEETESDYDREKLQERLGKMVGGVGVIKVGAASETELKEKKHRVEDALSTARAAVEEGIVPGGGSALVATLGGLEKLKLEGDEGVGVDIVRRAIEEPLRQLARNAGAEGSLIVEKVKAGKPGWGYNVLTGEFVDMFKAGIVDPCKVTRSGLQNAASVGAMVLTTEVVIVDKPEEEKESTPTPPMPPM
- the groES gene encoding co-chaperone GroES; protein product: MNLKPLGDRIVVKVVAELEKTKGGIVLPDTAKEKPQEAEVVAVGPGGRNEKGDRVPMEVKVGDRVIFAKYSGTEFKQDDEEYLILRESDVLAIVTREKAKARA
- the tsaD gene encoding tRNA (adenosine(37)-N6)-threonylcarbamoyltransferase complex transferase subunit TsaD; this encodes MYVLGIETSCDETSAAVLAWDVGAARLLSNIVASQVDLHARYGGVVPELASRRHLERLGPVIDEALEQAGVGLAGIDAIAVTCGPGLVGALAVGVATAKALALSLERPLIGVNHLEGHVYANVLEHPDLPLPALVLIVSGSHSDLILWTGHGAYQVLGMTRDDAAGEAFDKAARALGLGYPGGPAIDRAAAGGRPEAVPLPRPFPDADSFDFSFSGLKTAVMRAVVRRVADGGAPSDTAWTSDAAAAFQEAITGVLVEKSVRAATRFRVRAIVVGGGVAANSRLRRGMGDAASALGLPMYVPSPILCTDNAGMIAAAGAYRLARGERSSLRLGAYAGLELTEPVPETQS
- the rimI gene encoding ribosomal protein S18-alanine N-acetyltransferase, which codes for MVLTNQVTIVPMRMDDVARVIEIEQASFPTPWPRDAYAHELRENRLACYLVARMMHQVVGYTGMWIILDEAHVTTIAVAPEHRRRRIGERLLVALLDEAMRRGARWVTLEVRKTNAGAQTLYRKYGFKEIGVRRGYYSDNREDAIVMWTGNVWEHAFQARFKQNRADLERDPPAPDQDAPPR
- the tsaB gene encoding tRNA (adenosine(37)-N6)-threonylcarbamoyltransferase complex dimerization subunit type 1 TsaB, with the protein product MRVLGIETATPLASCAVVDGSGVLAEAALRAPMRHLEWLAPAIAEMLRGLGMRPAELEGIAVSRGPGGFTGLRIGIATAAAWARARRTPVLGVDTLEALALAAGGPAVVLAALDAHRGEVAAGLYHVSAAGAPRCLVAPIVAPPDVVTAEVAAVLDGAPVGTADPPPVSEAHRRRGVGDPVLIVGDALVRHEQALLDGLAGRGVPGGPHMHPRAAAVGLLGRLRLLEGVRDDPETLLPVYGRRPALREWQETRVPPGNG
- the tsaE gene encoding tRNA (adenosine(37)-N6)-threonylcarbamoyltransferase complex ATPase subunit type 1 TsaE, translated to MRSADTHGALLVIHSRAPVETRAAGAALGAVFLRLGAPGAVVALCGPLGAGKTCFVQGLAGGLGVSGAVRSPTFVLVHEYPGAVPLYHVDLYRLTPGDLDALGLEELFDGPGVTAVEWAGHAGSALPAEHLRIEMAYGQGDDDRVLRITARGVRHGRVLEEFTRCVSSA